The Echeneis naucrates chromosome 10, fEcheNa1.1, whole genome shotgun sequence genome has a window encoding:
- the tomm5 gene encoding mitochondrial import receptor subunit TOM5 homolog — MFKLEGLGPKMDPEEMKKKMRQDVISSLRIFLIYVALLRATPYVLKKLDSI; from the exons ATGTTCAAGCTGGAAGGACTCGGACCTAAAATGGACCCGGaggaaatgaagaagaaaatgcgCCAGGACGTGATCTCATCTTTGAGAATCTTTCTGATTTACGTCGCCCTTCTCAGAGCCA CTCCATATGTGTTGAAGAAGCTGGACAGCATATGA
- the LOC115050314 gene encoding zinc finger and BTB domain-containing protein 5-like, with amino-acid sequence MDFPGHFQHIFKQLNHQRLHAQLCDCVVVVGGQSFQAHSSILAACSSHFRALLSANERADETGRVRADRGDGGGPNVMELDPEVVTPEAFSTLLDMIYTSTLSLGASNVMDVLLAASHLHLNSVVKACKLHLSRKNFPTSPPKGWRSVQQQQQQNPPSPVGKSSTLQQVTSGMEEDAGEDEEGVEVEVSQSGGVENQSVRRRDSGEQSAVEPSSRCKRGLHDDRLSDRKRSCRLSDKDCSPTVSSRSTISTEEGGENLLSPDCLKTADGLWENRGEEMEEKYEATKGELEEIQLPSQSDSSSGVAGTWEKGDTSGDTSGGAVVKVKVGEEGEDDGEKPKMELIEVKKENLSTYSPDLNSPASPLQGCTDHLNAVNDEKMPGVCSQAEAGVSSLQSQLCVDLQTDAHRETGGLGDDSVDGEGLDSLSELTFSCFLNPSAESVMGALDEEDSLASLTAAATAAAAASDTPPAAGNADESYQNSEEANTSSTQSSDSSSLIFPVTSVPLQQLLPTQSPGFSDALILQPTQNTYAGFLSGIRPGLSLDASLVQPPRVGKNSGATTFRRIAPKVPPGSEAGTDPPSSSGGDAAERPSLTRASEDVLSKCKKAAAEDHVLLVEGEKKYACNICCKTFMNLTDCKKHIRVHTGEKPYPCPKCGKRFSQSSHLYKHSKNTCLNWRDDQSFPDTLL; translated from the coding sequence ATGGACTTTCCGGGTCATTTCCAGCACatcttcaaacagctgaaccaccAGCGCCTCCACGCTCAGCTCTGTGACTGTGTAGTAGTGGTTGGAGGTCAGAGCTTCCAGGCACACAGCTCCATCCTGGCAGCATGCAGCTCCCACTTCAGAGCTCTCCTCAGCGCTAATGAACGTGCTGATGAGACTGGAAGGGTAAGAGCTGACAGAGGTGATGGTGGAGGCCCCAATGTGATGGAGCTAGATCCAGAGGTGGTGACCCCCGAGGCCTTCTCCACCCTGCTTGATATGATCTACACCTCCACCCTCTCCCTGGGGGCCTCCAATGTGATGGATGTGCTGCTGGCAGCCTCTCACCTGCACCTGAACAGTGTGGTGAAGGCGTGCAAGCTCCACCTGTCCAGGAAAAACTTCCCTACCTCACCACCCAAAGGATGGAGGTcagtgcaacagcagcagcagcagaatcccCCCTCACCAGTGGGGAAGTCCTCCACACTTCAGCAGGTCACATCTGGTATGGAAGAGGATGCAGGTGAAGATGAAGAGGGGGTGGAAGTTGAGGTGAGTCAATCAGGTGGGGTTGAAAACCAGAGTGTCAGGAGGAGAGACAGCGGTGAGCAGAGTGCAGTAGAACCGTCCTCAAGATGTAAAAGAGGGCTTCACGATGACAGGCTCAGTGACAGGAAGAGAAGCTGCAGACTGTCTGACAAGGATTGTTCACCTACtgtgagcagcaggagcaccatcagcacagaggagggaggagaaaactTGCTGTCCCCAGATTGTCTGAAGACAGCTGATGGACTCTGGGAGAACAGAGGCGAGGAAATGGAGGAGAAATACGAAGCAACCAagggagagctggaggagatCCAGCTGCCGAGCcagtcagacagcagctcaggcGTTGCGGGTACGTGGGAGAAAGGAGACACAAGCGGAGACACAAGTGGAGGCGCAGTGGTTAAAGTAAAGgttggagaagaaggagaggatgaTGGAGAGAAGCCAAAGATGGAGCTGATTgaggtgaaaaaagaaaatttaagcACATATTCTCCAGATCTAAATTCTCCTGCATCTCCGCTGCAAGGCTGCACAGACCATTTGAATGCGGTAAATGATGAGAAAATGCCCGGAGTGTGCAGCCAAGCTGAAGCTGGTGTTAGCTCCCTGCAGTCTCAACTGTGTGTAGATCTTCAAACCGATGCACACAGAGAGACTGGAGGTTTGGGTGATGACTCGGTGGACGGTGAAGGCCTGGACAGCCTCTCGGAGCTGACCTTCTCCTGCTTCCTCAATCCCAGCGCTGAAAGTGTTATGGGAGCTTTGGATGAAGAAGACAGCCTGGCTAGTCTTACAGCTGCTGCTACTGCAGCTGCCGCTGCCAGTGACACCCCGCCAGCGGCTGGAAATGCAGATGAATCATATCAAAACTCAGAGGAAGCAAACACTTCTTCCACTCAGTCATCTGATTCCTCTTCCCTTATTTTTCCAGTAACTTCTGTTCCCTTGCAGCAGCTTCTCCCAACTCAAAGCCCTGGTTTTAGTGACGCACTCATTCTACAGCCCACTCAGAATACTTATGCAGGCTTTCTGAGTGGCATCAGACCCGGCCTCAGTCTGGACGCCTCCCTTGTTCAACCCCCCAGGGTTGGGAAAAACTCAGGGGCCACAACCTTCCGTCGCATAGCCCCCAAAGTGCCACCTGGATCAGAGGCTGGCACTGatcccccctcttcctctggaGGAGATGCTGCTGAACGGCCGTCTCTGACCAGAGCTTCAGAAGATGTCCTGTCCAAGTGCAagaaagcagctgctgaagacCACGTGCTGTTAGTAGAAGGGGAGAAGAAATACGCCTGCAACATCTGCTGTAAGACGTTCATGAACCTGACTGACTGTAAGAAGCATATTCgtgtccacacaggagagaagccCTACCCCTGTCCAAAGTGTGGAAAACGCTTCAGCCAGTCCTCTCATCTTTACAAGCACTCTAAGAACACCTGTCTGAACTGGAGAGACGACCAGTCTTTCCCAGACACACTACTCTGA
- the grhpra gene encoding glyoxylate reductase/hydroxypyruvate reductase has protein sequence MKAAGKLMKVFVTRRIPQEGMKILSSAADCEVSLWDSDEPVPKAELLKSVQGAHGLLCLLTDKIDAEVLDAAGPNLKVISTLSVGFDHLALDEIKKRGIRLGYTPDVLTDATAELTVALLLATARRLPEGVEEVKNGGWSAWKPLWLCGYGLSGSTVGVIGLGRIGMAIAQRLMPFGVKRLLYSGRTAKPHAAEVNGEFVPIDTLVSESDFIVVSCSLTPETQGLCNKAMFSKMKNTAVFINSSRGAVVNQEDLYEALSSGQIAAAGLDVTTPEPLPTNHPLLKLKNCVVLPHIGSATYSTRGVMSVLAAQNLLGGLQGTDMPSELSL, from the exons ATGAAGGCAGCCGGAAAACTCATGAAGGTTTTCGTGACGAGGCGCATCCCGCAGGAGGGGATGAAAATCCTGTCATCTGCTGCAGA ctgtgaagtgTCTCTGTGGGACTCAGATGAGCCTGTGCCAAAGGCAGAGCTCCTCAAAAGTGTGCAGGGAGCTCATGgtctcctctgtctgctgaCGGACAAGATCGACGCCGAGGTGCTGGATGCTGCGG GGCCAAATCTAAAAGTCATCAGCACCCTCTCTGTGGGATTTGACCACTTGGCTCTCGATGAAATCAAAAAACG TGGCATACGATTAGGATACACTCCAGATGTGCTGACTGATGCCACAGCTGAACTGACAGTCGCTCTGCTGCTGGCCACCGCTCGTCGATTACCAGAGGGAGTGGAGGAGGTCAAAAA TGGTGGCTGGAGCGCATGGAAGCCTCTCTGGCTATGTGGTTATGGTCTTTCTGGCAGCACGGTAGGAGTCATTGGACTGGGACGGATTG GTATGGCCATCGCCCAGAGACTCATGCCGTTTGGCGTGAAGAGGCTGTTATACTCTGGGAGAACAGCTAAACCCCATGCTGCAGAGGTCAATGGAGAGTTTG TTCCCATAGACACGCTTGTGTCTGAGAGTGACTTCATAGTTGTTTCCTGCTCCCTGACACCAGAAACTCAGGGGCTGTGTAACAAGGCCATGTTCAGCAAGATGAAGAACACTGCAGTCTTCATCAACTCAAGCAG AGGCGCTGTGGTGAACCAGGAGGATCTGTACGAGGCTTTGAGCAGCGGACAGATCGCAGCAGCCGGACTGGACGTCACTACTCCTGAACCCCTCCCAACAAACCACCCTCTTCTTAAACTAAAAAACTGTG TGGTGCTGCCACACATCGGTAGTGCCACATACTCAACGAGGGGTGTCATGTCGGTCCTGGCGGCACAGAACCTACTGGGTGGTTTGCAGGGCACAGACATGCCCAGTGAACTCAGCTTGTAG